ATTATCCGTATTTTACGGAGCTTTCTTTATGCTAGCCTCCCTATTGTCGGATCTTATACAAGCAATGATAGATCCTCAGCTTCGTTATTCTTACAAAGAAGCTGAACAGAAAATAAACTTTTCTCAGGAAAACAAGCATTTCGAGCAAAATCCATAGAACTTAGGTGACCAATAAAATAAAACTAAAAGAAACAAATAAGGTGCTCAAAAAAAACTTCATGGATATTCCTTTAAAATCTTCTCACCCCACTCTATGGCAACGTATGAAAGGAAATACCATGTTTATGGTAGGCATCTCCATACTAGGAACCTTAATCCTAAGTGCTGTTCTCCTTCCATGGATTTACCCTAATTACGAACAGACATCTTTAGAACATACCTTATCCCAACCAGGGAAAATGTTTCCTTTTGGAACCGATTCTCTAGGACGTTGTATGCTCGCTAGAACGGTTCAAGGTATTCGCCTATCGTTACTGATTGCAGTAACAGCAACCCTTATTGATGTCTTTGTAGGCCTTCTTTGGTCTACAATAGCGCTATCCGCAGGGAAAAAAGTCGCTTTCCTGATGATGCGGATTACAGAAATCCTATTTTCTATTCCTAGAATCCCTGTAATCATTCTTCTTCTTGTTATCTTTGATCATGGGATTCTTCCCTTGATTCTTGCGATGACGCTTACAGGATGGATCCCCATAGCACGCATTATCTACGGGCAATTCTTATTATTAGAAAATAAAGAGTTTGTACTTTCTGCAAAGACTATGAACGCATCTACTTTTCATATTCTTAGAAAGCATCTTCTTCCCAATACACTTACACCGATTATCTCTACGCTCATTTTTACTATTCCCGGAGCGATATATACAGAAGCCTTTATTAGCTTTTTAGGCTTAGGGATTCAGCCTCCACAAGCCAGTCTAGGAACATTAGTAAAAGAAGGGATTAACGCTATTGACTACTATCCTTGGTTGTTTTTCATTCCATCATTTTTCATGATTACACTCTCAATAAGCTTTAATCTTATTGGTGAGGGAGCAAAAGCTCTATTCATAGAGGAAAACTCTCATGCCTGATACCTTGCTCAACATACAAAATCTAACGATAGCATCAAATAATCCACGTAAATTGCTGATAGACAATCTTAGCCTTACAATCAAAAAACGCCATGGCCTAGCTTTAGTTGGAGAGAATGGTTCGGGAAAAACAACAATTACTAAGGCGATTCTTGGTTTCCTTCCAGATAATTGTGAAATTATAGAAGGAAATATCTTCTTTGAAGATCAGGACTTAAAGACCATGTCTTATAAAAATTTCCAAAAGATCCGCGGAAGAAAAATCGCTACGGTATTGCAAAATGCTATGGGATCCCTCACCCCATCTATGCGTATAGGGGCGCAAATTGTAGAAACCTTACGACAACATACTCCCCTAACAAAAAAAGAAGCTTATACAAAAGCTATAGAACTATTAACAAGCGTACGTATACCGAATCCAGAACGCTGTTTTCATCTCTATCCTTTTGAATTAAGTGGGGGCATGCGTCAACGTACGGTAATCGCGATATCTTTAGCAAGCTCTCCAGAACTTATTCTTGCTGATGAACCTACAACAGCTCTAGATTCCGTATCACAAGCTCAAGTATTGCGCATACTTCGTAAGGTCCATAAGGAAAATAATACAGCAATGTTGTTAGTTACTCACAATCTCGCCTTAGTAACAGAACTCTGTGATGATATTGCGATTATTAAAGATGGCCAACTTATAGAAACAGGAAGCGTAAAAGAAATTTTTTCTTCTCCACAGCATCCTTATACCAAGCGTCTTTTAAAGGCTGTATCGAAAATCCCTCTGACAGCCTCCTCTTCGCCTATTTTAAAAGCGAAGCTT
The Chlamydia caviae GPIC genome window above contains:
- a CDS encoding ABC transporter permease, with translation MDIPLKSSHPTLWQRMKGNTMFMVGISILGTLILSAVLLPWIYPNYEQTSLEHTLSQPGKMFPFGTDSLGRCMLARTVQGIRLSLLIAVTATLIDVFVGLLWSTIALSAGKKVAFLMMRITEILFSIPRIPVIILLLVIFDHGILPLILAMTLTGWIPIARIIYGQFLLLENKEFVLSAKTMNASTFHILRKHLLPNTLTPIISTLIFTIPGAIYTEAFISFLGLGIQPPQASLGTLVKEGINAIDYYPWLFFIPSFFMITLSISFNLIGEGAKALFIEENSHA
- a CDS encoding ABC transporter ATP-binding protein, which gives rise to MPDTLLNIQNLTIASNNPRKLLIDNLSLTIKKRHGLALVGENGSGKTTITKAILGFLPDNCEIIEGNIFFEDQDLKTMSYKNFQKIRGRKIATVLQNAMGSLTPSMRIGAQIVETLRQHTPLTKKEAYTKAIELLTSVRIPNPERCFHLYPFELSGGMRQRTVIAISLASSPELILADEPTTALDSVSQAQVLRILRKVHKENNTAMLLVTHNLALVTELCDDIAIIKDGQLIETGSVKEIFSSPQHPYTKRLLKAVSKIPLTASSSPILKAKLATLRNTDTLQTIHE